One Nocardia farcinica genomic region harbors:
- the mptB gene encoding polyprenol phosphomannose-dependent alpha 1,6 mannosyltransferase MptB encodes MVRLCSAPPTRLPLVAVLERARRRTSALGRRALGLDVPAADHTVAVLHRDEIEVPELDRRELVQLDRIRLLGATGTVLMAISALGIGAQPVQQNPTSGMRVLGIFARAHTGSLAMCMIGAVVVVLAWLLLGRFAIGGFGDAPRHRLTRSQLDRTLLLWIIPLSVAPPLFSNDVYSYLAQSEIAARGIDPYQEGPVAGLGIDNVLTNNVPTIWRDTPAPYGPLFLWVGRGIAELTGDNIILGVWVHRVLALAGVALIVWALPRLSVRCGVAPVSALWLGAANPLVLFHLVGGVHNDALMIGLMLAGVEFALRAIEDSPVFDARAYTLLIGGSLLIALSSSIKITSLIAMGFVGMALARRWGGTLRAVLVAAALLGAIALGATLFISSVSGLGFGWIHTLNTASAVRSWMSLPTAVGIITGFGGVLLGLGDHTTALLSITRPIAGAVAGFVVVRMLVATGTGRLHPVGALGVSLGAIVLLFPVVQPWYLLWAIVPLAAWATRPVFRVPAVAFSAVVSVLQMPRGADLEVFQIVGAAIATTIVCVLFIVVTRNALPWRAQTGVSAPSQRTTSYGVSS; translated from the coding sequence ATGGTTCGATTGTGCTCCGCGCCGCCCACTAGGCTCCCTCTGGTGGCGGTACTCGAGCGCGCGCGGCGCAGGACATCAGCTCTGGGGCGCCGGGCGCTCGGACTCGACGTGCCTGCCGCCGACCACACCGTTGCGGTACTGCATCGCGACGAGATCGAGGTCCCCGAACTCGACCGCAGGGAACTGGTCCAGCTCGACCGGATCCGGCTGCTCGGCGCGACCGGCACGGTGCTCATGGCGATCAGCGCGCTGGGCATCGGCGCCCAGCCGGTGCAGCAGAACCCGACCTCGGGGATGCGGGTGCTCGGCATCTTCGCCCGCGCGCACACCGGCTCGCTGGCGATGTGCATGATCGGCGCGGTCGTGGTGGTGCTGGCCTGGTTGCTGCTGGGGCGCTTCGCGATCGGCGGTTTCGGTGACGCGCCGCGGCACCGCCTCACCCGCTCCCAGCTCGATCGCACGCTGCTGCTGTGGATCATCCCGCTCAGCGTGGCCCCGCCGCTGTTCAGCAACGACGTCTACTCCTATCTCGCGCAGAGCGAGATCGCCGCGCGCGGGATCGACCCGTACCAGGAGGGCCCGGTCGCGGGCCTCGGCATCGACAACGTGCTGACCAACAACGTGCCAACCATCTGGCGCGACACCCCTGCCCCCTACGGCCCGCTGTTCCTGTGGGTCGGCCGCGGCATCGCCGAATTGACCGGGGACAACATCATTCTCGGCGTCTGGGTGCATCGTGTGCTGGCGCTGGCGGGCGTGGCGCTGATCGTGTGGGCGCTGCCCCGACTGTCGGTGCGCTGCGGTGTCGCCCCGGTGAGCGCCCTGTGGCTGGGCGCGGCCAATCCGCTGGTGCTGTTCCACCTGGTCGGCGGCGTGCACAACGACGCGCTGATGATCGGCCTGATGCTGGCGGGCGTGGAGTTCGCGCTGCGCGCCATCGAGGACTCGCCGGTGTTCGACGCGCGGGCCTACACCTTGCTGATCGGCGGCTCGCTGCTCATCGCCCTGTCCTCGTCGATCAAGATCACCTCGTTGATCGCGATGGGTTTCGTCGGGATGGCGCTGGCCAGACGCTGGGGCGGCACGCTGCGCGCGGTCCTCGTCGCGGCGGCGTTGCTCGGCGCGATCGCGCTGGGCGCCACCCTGTTCATCAGTTCGGTCAGCGGGCTGGGCTTCGGCTGGATCCACACCCTCAACACCGCCAGCGCCGTGCGCAGCTGGATGTCGCTGCCCACCGCCGTGGGCATCATCACCGGATTCGGCGGCGTGCTGCTCGGCCTCGGCGACCACACCACCGCCCTGCTGAGCATCACCCGCCCGATCGCGGGCGCGGTGGCCGGCTTCGTGGTGGTACGCATGCTGGTGGCGACCGGCACCGGGCGGCTGCATCCGGTGGGCGCGCTCGGCGTCTCGCTGGGGGCGATCGTGTTGCTGTTCCCGGTGGTGCAGCCCTGGTACCTGCTGTGGGCCATCGTGCCGCTGGCCGCGTGGGCGACACGGCCGGTGTTCCGGGTGCCCGCGGTGGCCTTCTCCGCGGTGGTCAGCGTGCTGCAGATGCCGCGCGGCGCCGATCTCGAGGTGTTCCAGATCGTCGGCGCGGCCATCGCGACGACGATCGTGTGCGTGCTGTTCATCGTCGTCACGCGCAACGCCCTGCCGTGGCGGGCCCAGACGGGGGTGTCGGCTCCGTCACAGCGCACCACGTCCTACGGTGTGTCATCGTGA
- a CDS encoding TetR/AcrR family transcriptional regulator: MVSESRRRIETAACALLARHGYHGFGLKALSAAAGLPYGSIYHHFPGGKEEIAVAAITGTGLMSGRIIAEAPGDVFATTATMFDFMRTKLAGSDWTEGCPVGTPALDGGSDVDAVRNACVAAFDTMERAYAGLLTELGLDERAAGELATTVVAAYEGATILARVRRSDEPLRVVSAAMERMLRGVLAAPGAEPAPALRGDDARRGAVPT; encoded by the coding sequence ATGGTTTCCGAGTCGAGACGCCGGATCGAGACGGCCGCGTGCGCGCTGCTGGCCAGGCACGGCTATCACGGTTTCGGTCTCAAGGCGCTCAGCGCCGCGGCCGGGCTGCCCTACGGGTCGATCTACCACCACTTCCCGGGCGGCAAGGAGGAGATCGCGGTCGCCGCGATCACCGGCACCGGGCTGATGTCGGGCCGGATCATCGCCGAGGCGCCCGGGGACGTCTTCGCGACCACGGCCACCATGTTCGACTTCATGCGGACGAAGCTGGCGGGCTCGGACTGGACCGAGGGCTGCCCGGTCGGCACCCCCGCCCTCGACGGCGGCAGCGACGTGGACGCGGTGCGGAACGCGTGCGTGGCGGCGTTCGACACGATGGAGCGCGCCTACGCCGGGTTGCTGACCGAACTCGGCCTCGACGAACGCGCGGCGGGGGAGCTGGCGACGACGGTGGTCGCGGCCTACGAGGGGGCGACCATCCTGGCGCGCGTGCGCCGCAGCGACGAACCGCTCCGGGTCGTCTCCGCGGCGATGGAACGCATGCTGCGCGGGGTGCTGGCGGCGCCGGGCGCCGAGCCGGCACCGGCGCTGCGGGGAGACGACGCGAGGCGAGGCGCCGTACCGACCTGA
- a CDS encoding ABC transporter permease: MTQHELTPNRFAPGTFAPDPRPSSRAAMLTAQTRIELILLLRNGEQLLLTMFIPITLLVGLTLLPFGELGDTRVDTIVPAVMMVAVMSTAFTGQAIAVGFDRRYGALKRLGATALPRWGIIAGKSAAVLIVVVLQALILGLIGVALGWRPGVGGLALGAVIIALGTATFAAMGLLLGGTLKAEVVLALANILWFVMLGIASVVFVGEDLPTAVTVIARLVPSGALAETLERALAGSVDVFGVLVLLAWGAVTGALAARWFRFE, encoded by the coding sequence ATGACCCAGCACGAACTCACGCCGAACCGCTTCGCGCCGGGCACCTTCGCGCCCGACCCGCGCCCGAGCAGCCGGGCCGCCATGCTCACCGCGCAGACCAGGATCGAGCTGATCCTGTTGCTGCGCAACGGTGAACAGCTGCTGCTGACGATGTTCATCCCGATCACCCTGCTGGTCGGGCTCACCCTGCTGCCCTTCGGCGAACTGGGCGACACCCGGGTGGACACCATCGTGCCCGCGGTGATGATGGTGGCGGTGATGTCGACCGCGTTCACCGGCCAGGCCATCGCCGTCGGCTTCGACCGCCGCTACGGCGCGCTGAAACGGCTGGGCGCCACGGCGTTACCGCGCTGGGGCATCATCGCGGGCAAGAGTGCCGCGGTCCTGATCGTGGTGGTGTTGCAGGCGCTGATCCTCGGGCTCATCGGCGTGGCACTGGGCTGGCGTCCCGGTGTCGGCGGGCTGGCGCTTGGCGCGGTGATCATCGCGCTGGGCACCGCGACCTTCGCGGCGATGGGCCTGCTGCTGGGCGGCACGCTCAAGGCCGAGGTGGTGCTGGCCCTGGCCAACATCCTCTGGTTCGTGATGCTCGGCATCGCCAGCGTGGTGTTCGTCGGCGAGGATCTGCCCACCGCGGTGACGGTGATCGCGCGGCTGGTGCCCTCCGGTGCGCTGGCCGAGACCCTCGAGCGCGCACTGGCAGGCTCGGTGGATGTGTTCGGTGTGCTGGTGCTGCTGGCCTGGGGCGCTGTCACGGGCGCGCTGGCCGCGCGCTGGTTCCGTTTCGAGTAG
- a CDS encoding alcohol dehydrogenase catalytic domain-containing protein translates to MKRLMLSGPGALHWESAPEPELTGPGQALVRPVALATCDIDPAVLRGAFPLPGPYPFGHEGVAEVVAVGAEVRSVAVGDRVVVPFQISCGACPACLRGTTGNCASHPRLSTYGLGSLGGLGWGGLWADLALVPHADAMLVPLPPGVDPVAVASASDNIPDAYRAVAPQLAARPDAPVLVLGGPGAASIGLYAAGLAVALGAERVVYLDTSAERLAIAARLGAEAVEGAPDTRVGRFPIVVEAAGSAAALRAAVAAADYDGWCTSVSVQLGEVALPFFDMYTRCCTVHTGRAHVRPAIPRVLELVAAGRFDPTPVTTSTARWDDAIDALLETPLKLVAVR, encoded by the coding sequence ATGAAACGTCTGATGCTCTCCGGCCCCGGCGCGCTGCACTGGGAGTCCGCCCCCGAACCCGAACTCACCGGCCCCGGCCAGGCGCTGGTCCGACCCGTCGCCCTGGCCACCTGCGACATCGATCCGGCCGTGCTGCGCGGCGCCTTTCCACTGCCCGGTCCCTATCCCTTCGGGCACGAGGGGGTGGCCGAGGTGGTCGCGGTCGGCGCCGAGGTGCGCTCGGTCGCGGTGGGGGACCGCGTGGTGGTGCCGTTCCAGATCTCGTGCGGCGCCTGCCCGGCGTGCCTGCGCGGGACGACCGGCAACTGCGCGAGTCATCCGCGGTTGTCCACCTACGGTCTTGGCTCCCTGGGCGGCCTCGGCTGGGGCGGGCTGTGGGCGGATCTGGCGCTGGTGCCGCACGCCGACGCGATGCTGGTGCCGTTGCCACCCGGCGTCGACCCGGTGGCCGTGGCCAGTGCCAGCGACAACATCCCCGACGCCTACCGTGCGGTGGCGCCGCAGCTCGCCGCCCGGCCGGATGCTCCGGTGCTGGTGCTCGGCGGGCCCGGGGCGGCCTCGATCGGCTTGTACGCGGCGGGGCTGGCCGTCGCCCTCGGCGCCGAGCGCGTCGTCTACCTCGACACCTCGGCCGAGCGCCTGGCGATCGCCGCGCGGCTCGGCGCCGAAGCCGTCGAGGGCGCGCCGGACACGCGCGTCGGGCGATTCCCGATCGTCGTCGAGGCGGCGGGCTCGGCCGCGGCACTGCGCGCGGCCGTCGCCGCCGCCGACTACGACGGCTGGTGCACCAGCGTCAGCGTGCAACTCGGCGAGGTCGCGTTGCCGTTCTTCGACATGTACACCCGCTGCTGCACCGTGCACACCGGGCGCGCCCACGTGCGGCCTGCGATCCCGCGGGTGCTGGAATTGGTGGCCGCGGGCCGCTTCGATCCGACCCCGGTCACCACCTCGACCGCGCGCTGGGACGACGCGATCGACGCGCTGCTCGAGACGCCGCTGAAACTGGTCGCGGTGCGCTGA
- a CDS encoding ABC transporter ATP-binding protein, translating into MTAATGPAVRVEDVAKHFGETAAVDGLSFEVEPAQVLALLGPNGAGKTTTVQMCEGFVRPDAGRVRVLGLDPIADSERLRPRIGVMLQGGGAYPGARAGEMLDLVASYSADPLDPDWLLRTLGLQDNRRTPYRRLSGGQQQRLALACALVGRPEIVFLDEPTAGLDAQARLIVWELVDALRRDGVSVVLTTHMMDEAEQLADQLVIIDHGRVVASGTPAEVTAHGAAGQLRFTAPPRLDLALLQSALPEGFAPRETSPGCYLVEGEIDPQVLATVTAWCARMNVLATDIRIDQRRLEDVFLELTGRDLRG; encoded by the coding sequence GTGACCGCAGCCACCGGACCCGCCGTACGCGTCGAGGACGTCGCCAAACACTTCGGCGAGACGGCCGCGGTGGACGGGCTGAGCTTCGAGGTCGAGCCGGCCCAGGTGCTCGCGCTGCTCGGCCCCAACGGCGCGGGCAAGACCACCACGGTGCAGATGTGCGAGGGCTTCGTCCGGCCCGACGCGGGCCGGGTGCGGGTGCTCGGCCTGGACCCGATCGCCGACTCCGAGCGGCTGCGGCCCCGGATCGGCGTGATGTTGCAGGGCGGCGGCGCCTATCCGGGCGCCCGTGCCGGGGAGATGCTGGACCTGGTCGCCTCCTACTCGGCCGACCCGTTGGATCCGGACTGGCTGCTGCGCACGCTCGGCCTGCAGGACAACCGGCGCACGCCCTATCGGCGCCTGTCCGGCGGGCAGCAACAGCGCCTGGCGCTGGCCTGCGCGCTGGTGGGCCGCCCCGAGATCGTCTTCCTCGACGAGCCGACCGCGGGACTGGACGCCCAGGCCCGGCTGATCGTCTGGGAGCTGGTCGACGCGCTGCGCCGCGACGGCGTGAGCGTCGTGCTGACCACGCACATGATGGACGAGGCCGAGCAACTGGCCGACCAGCTGGTGATCATCGACCACGGCCGGGTCGTCGCCTCCGGCACCCCCGCCGAGGTCACCGCGCACGGCGCCGCGGGCCAGCTGCGATTCACCGCGCCGCCGCGGCTGGACCTGGCCCTGTTGCAGAGCGCGCTGCCCGAGGGGTTCGCGCCACGCGAGACCTCGCCCGGCTGCTACCTGGTGGAGGGCGAGATCGATCCGCAGGTGCTGGCCACCGTCACCGCGTGGTGCGCGCGGATGAACGTGCTGGCCACCGACATCAGGATCGACCAGCGCCGCCTCGAGGACGTCTTCCTGGAACTGACCGGACGGGATCTGCGCGGATGA